Proteins found in one Sorghum bicolor cultivar BTx623 chromosome 1, Sorghum_bicolor_NCBIv3, whole genome shotgun sequence genomic segment:
- the LOC110431438 gene encoding 50S ribosomal protein L5, chloroplastic translates to MAGTAVTLPSSGTPFAVATTASSSSARRCLLLPSSPPRRALRVVASAATEAPPKATPPPTSPSGIVLVDPSEAQRVHRLKAVYDQKVVPLITEEFGYTNVHQVPKIEKIVVNCGLGADAGNSKGLEAAMKDLAMITGQWPVKTKARKSVASFKIREGNTIGIAVTLRGRIMYNFLDRLINLGLPRTMDFLGVNPNSFDGHGNYSMGLRDQGVFPEIPYEVGGKKNGMDVSIVTSAKTDNEALRLLTLLGMPFSENIKSDVVIRKKRLKRHHFLSKGKGKGGRR, encoded by the exons ATGGCAGGTACGGCTGTGACCCTGCCCTCCTCGGGCACGCCCTTCGCTGTCGCCACAaccgcttcttcttcctccgccCGGCGCTGCTTGCTCCTGCCCTCCTcgcctcctcgccgagctctccGCGTCGTCGCCTCCGCCGCGACCGAGGCGCCACCCAAGgccacgccgccgccgacctCGCCCTCCGGCATCGTGCTCGTAGACCCATCCGAGGCCCAGAGGGTGCACAGGCTCAAGGCCGTCTACGACCAGAAGGTCGTCCCGCTCATCACCGAGGAGTTCGGCTACACCAATGTCCACCAG GTTCCCAAGATCGAGAAGATTGTGGTGAACTGCGGGCTGGGTGCGGATGCAGGGAACTCCAAGGGGCTGGAGGCCGCCATGAAGGACCTCGCCATGATCACCGGGCAGTGGCCCGTCAAGACCAAGGCCAGGAAATCCGTGGCCAGCTTCAAGATCCGTGAGGGAAACACCATCGGTATCGCAGTCACCCTCCGTGGCAGG ATAATGTACAACTTCCTGGATAGGCTCATCAACCTTGGGCTCCCTAGGACCATGGACTTCCTGGGTGTCAACCCCAACAGCTTCGACGGGCATGGCAACTACAGCATGGGCCTCCGTGATCAGGGTGTGTTCCCGGAGATCCCATACGAGGTGGGCGGGAAGAAGAATGGCATGGACGTGTCCATTGTCACCAGCGCCAAGACGGACAACGAGGCCTTAAGGCTGCTCACCCTCCTCGGCATGCCTTTCTCGGAGAACATCAAGTCGGACGTGGTGATCCGGAAGAAGAGGTTGAAGCGCCACCACTTCTTGAGCAAGGGCAAGGGCAAGGGAGGAAGACGGTGA